The sequence ACGAGAATTCCCAAAAGCAATTTCGACTACAAAACTCTTCTATATAAACGGTGAATCGAGTCGATACTCACCTCTGCTCCTCGAGGAGACAATCCGCCGTCGAATCGATCGAGAAAAGGAGAGAAAAGTGGAGAGAGATCGGCGTCGCACGCGAAATCGCCGGAGGAGGAAACCCTAGCTTTTTACGCGAAAATGAGAGAAATGATTCTCTCTCCGCTTTCCACCGCGTGACGTCGACTCCCCTTCTCCAGTGAGAATGCGACACCTGTCGTGAACCCGTATCGGACGGGGTCACTCGTAAGAGGCGGGTCGCGACATTAAACCCaatttctcatttatttttattactcgGGCCTATGATACTGAGTCCATGAACCTGTTATAAACCCTTGATGGGGTTGCTCTAACtatgtttatgttttcatttataatGGTCTGAATTTTAATGGGCCATGTTTATTGGAAAACCCAATATCTTTGTAATGGTATGGACATTTGCTATCATGGAcaataataatgaaaatattaaCCAAATTCCTAACTAATTGCTCGTTTGTTCCTTGTTTCTTAAAGCAATTACAACAACGATCATAACAATTAAATTTGTCTAGGGAATTCCTCTTCACATGCATATACATGCACATATGTGGTATGTTCATGATCCTTTTTAAGTTAAGAGGTCATTGATGCTTGAGATTAGACTGATCAAAGATCTCGAAGCGTGGACCGACATTTCCAATGTTGAAACGTGTAAGAAATTTACAGAAAAATATGCGCATGGTGGGAGCCTGAGCGGCCAATGATATGGACATAAAGAGAACACGTCCCTACTCAACGTTTGTTTTCATGCGGTGCAAGCATAGCAACAAAGGGAAAAAATGTACTTTTAACCTTATTTTGTGGTTAAAAATGTACTTTAATTCACAAGAAGATTTGGAAGTTGGAGAAATAGTCATTTCTGAGTCATTGTCAGCAAGAGTACTCTGTATGTTTTCATGTCGTGGAAAAAGGAATGGACCCATCATGGATGTGTGTCTAAATCTCACTAGTCGACAATCTACATCCTATTAagcaataaattaaatttagttaACTCCTTCCTTCTTAGTTCTTATTTAAGAtgtttcaaaagaaaagaattgtttcatttattgtattttaaagttttcgtaaaatttattttatttttgcaacCATATATGCAAATTTCATcatgttttaaattaaatactaaAAACGTATTTTGATAATAAAACTATATTATGTGTATTTTAAATTTGGTGTTTTAGTCCAAAAAGAAGTAGTATGTTTCTAGTGGTATTAAAAATGAATGTTACTTAAGAATTTTTATCTACGGTTTACAAAATTGTATTGGTCAATATTTAGATGCATGATTTTTAAAGAATGGTTCCAGCATTTAGAATGAAACATTCTTTTTTGAACAGATAAACTATAATACGTTCTGCAAGATGATACcggaaaaataacattttacaAGATTACTGACGAAGATAAAAACAGCGATATAGGACAGAAAATGtagattttacaaaatatacCCATTCCCATACTTTCCCTTAGTTTATAAGGTAAAAAATGCCTTTAGAATTAGAAGgctataaaagaaagaaaaatatatcCCTGATTGACAAAAGTTCTTGTTCGTATTTTTCTTACGGAGAATTATGATGAACAAGATCAACCAATATATAAGGGCACGTTAAGAATTTTCCCTTGTATATCTTGTAAAATGTTCCGTTATAGGTTAGGGATATACATcatctataaatatatactatatgcTGATGATTATTTTTACTATGATTACTCCATTGCCCCCTTCATGATCATTGTTGAATTTGTTTCCACTCCACCAACCGTCGCAAGAAATCCATCACCTGTACATATTCACACAATTATATCATTATACTTGTATAAATATACGGTGTGTACATGCATATACGCGTAACTTGtttgtatgtatgtatatgtaCTTGCCTCGGGTGGATCTTGCAAAGAATACGATGCATTAGTGTCTTTGGGAAATTTGGAGACAAGAATGCCGAAGCCTTGTCCTCTCTCTTGAAGCAGCTAAATTAGGTCACAAGTTAAAACGTAAATAATGCACAATTAGTAATGTGAAATCATTTGTGTACAGACTACAGTATAGGATTTTATGGATAGGTTTCACATAGTAAAAATAGGTTTTAATATATCCAAATGACTTGTAAGTTCAAAATtatgaaatagaaatattaaaaatactaatttaATTTGTATACCTTAAAAGCATCTTCATCGGTTCGATCGTCACCAATGTATATCGGAAATACATCGTTAGAGTTCTCAAATCCTGCAACAGCCAGAGTATTAAGTAACTAATTTAGTAttctttttagcaaaaaaaaagtattattctaaaataataaacattCAAGATACTATTGTTGAtggtttttttcttctaaataaaATACCTTTTTTGCAATAAGATACgtcaaacaaacacaaaagtataaaaaaattcaagaacTTTTTTATGTGCTTTGAatgtaaaattaatcaaaataaaagaggagaaatatatatatattagaaaggGCTTAAGAAATATCTTACCAAGTGACTCTAACAAAAACTCAAGAGCCTTGCCTTTGTCCCATTTAATCATAGGTCGGATTTCAAAAACCTGTTTGAAGTCCAAAAATAAATTCCCCTTACATAAGTTTTACTACAATTTTCTTATAGATTACTTAAATTCACCAAAAACAAGATGCCACAACATACCTTCCGACCTTGGGACAGTTTCAATGTCGGATAGTTCTTTACCACCGACCGAACTTTTAAAGCCAGGTCGCTCCATTTCTGAATATTTTTCCAAAGAAAGTTGTAAgcatttaatattttcaaataaaactgGAAGAACTTACAGTAGAAATttccttttaaatatatatatacacaagtCAGGAAACTTTGTAATTACTTAGTAAAATATGTACCTTCTCATCGACGCAACGGAAGTGTACAGAAAGACAGAACTTGTTGTTCTCCACTTTGGCTCCTGGTGTTGATTTGGTTTTCTCCACTAATTGTTTAAAAACCTACAAAAACATTTCAAAGTCAATACTCAACCATATACATACAGAATTAAAgatgaacaaaaagaaaaacaaactttTATTTACCTCATCGATCATGGGAAGAAAGTCTCCAGCTGGTTGATAAAGAACAGATGGTTTATCCTAAGCAAcaaagtaaaatttaaaataaacaaaagaaaaactgtgattgtaattttataatatactaTTAATCCTGTATACCTTATTGTATCTGGAGAAACCTTTTGTTGGACCTTTAATATCCATTCCATGGCTACCAGCATAATACAGTTCTGCTAGCTTCACAAAGCTATACACCTACAAAATCATTATGCTTATAAGCTAATTAACTCAAAATTTGTTGATTAATATTAATCTTTCAAAAATAGTAAATGAAATGTACCTTGTCTATGCATCTACCAGTAACTATAGAGGTTGGAAAGGACTTGGCCAGTTTTTTCACTGTTCTTCTCATCTGTGACACACAGAACAAAGATTAGAtataaaaggaaaaaacaaTGAAGATGTTTATGAAACCTATGTCTGGATAAATTAATAAGAACCTTGCTGGTTATAAAAGCTCTGTCTGGATCAGCGACGATTGGAGAAAGAGTACCGTCATAGTCAAGAAACATAACGATCTGTTTTCCTCTTGAAGCTTCGATGATTCTTTCAAACATGTCAAGAGCCGATGGATGTCGTTTCTGGTCGAAATTATAAAGTTcagcaaaataaaaattcaagaATCATCTAAGAACACAAGAGTTTTTCTGAAAAAGTGTGTAGTGAAGCTTACAAGCCAAGAATTGAGCTCATCTTCTGATGAAAGAGAAGAAAGTGATTTGAGATGAGTAGGAGAAGAAGCTCTCATGGAGTCAACCCAAGAGTTGAGTCTCTGACTTTGAGCGCCACTGAGTTCTAGGTTCTTGAGTAGTTTCTTCTTGGAAATTGAGATGTGACCAGGAACAGTCGGTGGTTTTTGAGCGGAAGGAGCAAAGACCGAGGAGTTGGAGACGGTTATGATTCCTGTATTGGCGTCTGATACGACGACGTTTTGGCTCACCatcttataaaaaattataaaacagagAAGAAGTAAGAAAAAAGGGGATTTTGAGAACAGAGGATGTGAAGTCAAAGTGATTGATCTCCTTGATAAGATCGTGCCCTTATGAAAAAACCAGTGATTAAAGATGGATCTTTAAATGGGTTTAGTAAAAGGAATGTGGCCAAGAGAGAAGTTAAAGAAACGACAGGTGTTGGGAacagaggaaggagaagaagaagttgcACTGTTATTCGAATCTGTAATTTGGCCTTTGCAGTGTTCGAAGAGTGAGAGATAGTGTGGGAGAAATGCCAAGTCCAAGAGGTGGCTTATATAGATGCTCAAGCGCACCAAAATTTAGAgcgagagtagagagagagagagtctgtTAATACAATTTACAAGTGGGAGCCATGGGACCGAAGTTCTGAGTTGGGACCTACAAGCCGGCCCAGCTGAAGGAGGTGGTGGTGACTCTTCTCTTTGTAGATAAAAATAAAGTTGGTCCCATAATAATGCCACGTGTCTTAGATGCAAAGGAATCACACTATATTGCCACGTGTCTCGGACCGAAAGGAACCACCGTTTTCATCTCTAGTCTTTTTCGTGTAACGTCgtgtatatatttgttttaataagcTAACGTCGACGATCATAATATGGTAGTTAAGTTAAGTAATCAAGAGCTTTCACGATCAATTAAACAAGTTTGCAATAAACTTAGGTGTGTTTTTGTATGTGTATATTCGCTCTACTCAAATCTTTAAAAGGTTAAAATATGTATCGTAGAGTTATTAAATTACGTTGTCCAGCTCTTGACGGTAACCCAAGCTAGACGACTTCGTCGGTTTCATTAACAATCAAATGCAGTACTGTATAATTAATATGAGGATGAGTCTGACTCCTTACGATGGGTACAGCCATGGGCCACGCCATGCACACGTaagataactaaaataaattacagttatttatgaattatattttattaataagatGAATCACCATACATTGCAATAAACCAATAGCTCTCGAACTTTCTTTTAGAcctaatttttttgttcatgaaTTGACGTAGAATAGTtaatgaaaaattcaaaaatatcatAAGTTTATAAAGAAATGTATACACAATAGACGGATCGCCAATTCGACATACTTCACTATTTCAATTTCGAACATTAATTTTGATATTCTAAGTCTGAAGTACATAGCGATCAACAATGACTCAGTGAGCATCAAACCAAAACTTAATAATCTAAACAAGTTTTCTATAAAATATGAGTCACCTTTCGAGGGATTTTTAGTTCATATTTGAAGTAATCAAaacattttgaattttgattgtATGACTTGTAACGCTTCTTGTTTTTTGCACGTGTATATATGTTTGTCGACCGTTTCTGATCTCGTGATCCATCTAGGCTTCGGTACTTATCAACTACTATTATCTATAGTGATAAGCTTTTTGGGCAATATTATAGGATATCACACTGTCACGAAAATGGTGTCATTCTAGTGGAAAACACATGTGTCACTCTCACTCTTGACATGCAACCAAGTGTGTAATTTCTTTTACAAAAATGTTCGAGGACGAAATATACAAAACTAAAGAATTTGAATTTGGaggaaatatataaaaatctttATCAAATTAGTAATAATGTTGTCGATATAAACATTACATAAGTGCAACTCGTATACTCCCCTCGTCTCTGAAAACCAAAGGCACCCTTTTTGAGCTAACCATAAAACCAGCTGCAGTTACAGTGTACTCTTtcgaaaatatcattttaaaatttttcacACGGATTTAAAAAATGAGTaagatacatttatatttttactaGTTACACAtatttaatcaataatatttgatagaaataaaattatttataagatcaatgtatttataattaatattaagttTCAGTTAACTATAAATtacattaaattataaaatattattttttgtataacaAGAAAAGgtgttaaatgatattttttatgaaaCATAAAGAATACTTATTGTTTATTATACTTTCTGTGGGTCGTAATTTTGGTATTAATAAATTCATTAACTATCATACTATTTAATAGTGCTACATTAGCAAattaagttttcattttctgcatttatattaaaattaattttatgaaaatctCGCCCTGGTATAATTTCTTACAATAAACGAACTATAGAGTTTATATAAgattttccttttatttcatTATGTAACAATTAACATTAtagttttatatacatatatgcgTGTGTATATAATTTCATGCATTGCATATTACGGTATTTATGTGGATGATTTGTAAGAAACAAACAATGCGTGTGTGAATAACAATTTGTCAATCCTGCGGAATCTGTATATTACTATATGCAAGTAAACAAATGGAACCGTGGATCGCGTGGGAATATGCTCTTGTTACATCCATGTTATTGGATATAAAACAAAACAGTTTGGCACTCAGTCAAAAGATTTATATATTCAGTCTTATGTGTTTAATCAAAGTTCACCATCTCCGTGACATTGAAGTGaaagaaactatatatttaaagccttttttcaaaaaaaaaaagaaactatatatttacaaaactcTAGAAATACTGTGAGGTATAAAAggacatttaaaataaaaaagagctaGTTTTCAgaagaaaataatcaaaatgagttttaagttttttgtgaGAGGTTAGATGGTGGGTCAAGAATTCAAAATCTTACAAGGAATCTGTGTTGTTCAAGGAAAACTCAGTCTTAATTTGACCACGTTTGTGGTTACCTGGTCAATGGCACGAAACCAATAGACTTCCTGCTTGGTTGACAACTACCACGAATAAGATTCTTGGAGACTGGAACAGAACGTTTGACATTTTGACCAACTAAAATATAGGATACTATCATAGTACATTCTAAAAGAAAATCAAGCCAACCTTTTTAAGATTGTTAGGATTGATATTGTTATGTGTTATATATAACATCTTTACGTCCAGGATTAACTTTTAGCGAAGTGCCGAACTTTAAAACCAATGAAGGGAAAGAAAAAGTAATTTTTAAAGGAAAAGCTTACCAAAACTCGGATATAAATTTCAACATGGCTAGTCAGTCATCCAactctttttaataaaaagcttattgtTCATCTATTCGCATTTGAACTCTTCCAGTTAGGCTATTCGCATTTGAACTCTTCTTTTGTAAGGTTATATAATTGGTATCATATTAAACTACCGTCAAAATGAACGAATATTTATGTGTACAGAGATTCCGTGATATTTGCTTATACAGTGTTGACCAAATAATATTCTTTACGTGAACAAGAACAATCACGCCCTCGGGAAAATACTAGATGGACAATTGGACACCGGACACCCTTAACGAatcagttattttatttttattcttttacccaaattagtttataaaaaaataatatttcgatTTTTTAGGATCATATTCGCTTTGCCATGTGCTTCCCCGTTTTGGGATTCGACGTATGTTAAAATTTTCCCAAGTCAAATGTGAACGTGATcgatatacttatatatatatatatattctggtTACATATATCAATTTTTTAACAGTGGATAACATATTTCATCATCGTATAATTTCTAACTTTATTACATATGATGATCAACTACttggtaaatatattttttgatgcAAAACTTGGTAAATATGCGATAAGCTAATATCTTAATTATAatctgtaaaaaaatatataatctcgGATTCGAACTCCATATTCCGGTGTAGAAatctttaaaccttaaccaatatgATAAGGTGCTTATACAATGACATAAATCAATTAGAATgttgttttcctttttaaaaagtaattttgaaattagattTTTCTTTGACATTCATAGAAAGCTTCTTCATTTTCTTACAAGGTTTCAAATGGTGTAAACTAGAAAAATGGAAGAAATAgttaattgtttttaaatacttcccatatcaaataattaggTCATCCAATGATGATACGTAAGCGAAGACGTAATGGTTTAAGAAATAAAGTTTCACGGGCGATCCTAGAGAGATTCAGATTCTTTTAGTTCTCTGACTACCGTTAGTTTTTACATAATTACTTTTCTTTTCCATCTTAGGGCCTtgcaattaaaatataaaacatgaaaaagctacaaatataattctttacTTTAAAGGTTTTGACTGTTACCCACCCAACATTGTCTCAAGTTATAAACTGTAAGCAAACCCATGTTTTCCGGCTGAAACAACGCCTTTGATCACCTTCTTAGATTCTTATTAGTTTAAGTATTAAGATTTTGTTGGGTGTTTTCATTACAACCTctgatttattaatttatatcttTTTGCGACGATTCATCGTATAGCTAATGTCTCAAAAAGTTTGATTGTGAATTAGTTACACGTGCATGCACATCCACGAAGTTTACGAGTCTTCTCTTGACGTGAAACATGGTCCTTCACTTAAAATGATGTGATGTTTTCATCAACAAGAAAATTGCTTGCTTCGAgttaaaacaaaattgtaaaattttcaaataattacCTCCttagaagaagttttttttctaCAGAAAGTAGTAACATGATACATGCATGGTCTACGGAGATTTTTCAATGCATTGTTGcagatttaaattttgttacaTTGGCCTTTGAGACTGCATCTTTTAGCTGGATATCTCGTGTCAGGAACTAAAGCATGCACTCCTGTCTACAACTCTTGTACTAAACCCTTTGAGAACTTAAGTTTGAATGGAATGATTAGTAGTGTACATTGGTCAAAAAATGATTAGtagtgtacaaaaaaaaataagagtttttatgataaaaaataatttatctaaaaaatacaataaagtTGGGCCTTTTTATAACATCAGTTGAACTACATAAAGCTTTACAAAATTGACCGGTACGTTGACTCTTTAATTTTCAGTTTCTTTTATCACTTTTATAGTTCGAAAGTAGTATTTCAGCCTGTGTAAATTtctgtattaatttatagtataaATTTATAGTATTTCTGTATAAATTTTATACAATGTTCAGAAGATGACATCTGGCTTTCAtatcttttttatttgtcaACCTTTTCTTAACGAATAAAATACGTAGATTTATATCTCAATTATTATAGTTACTTACGTTTTCTGGTAGTCAATTGAAGTGTCAGGCTAGATCGCCGGCCATGGACCGAACCGAGCTTCAAAGGTTCATAACGTGTCAGAAGCTTGTTAGAGCAGCATTATTGCAGTATGTAAAACGGTTTCTTAGGCAAAACGGTATGTGTGGGCTCcaccaatattttaaaaacgGTGACAGAAGACGTGAGTTGAGGATCGCTTCAGATGGGTTTTGTGCACTGTTTACGGACTTCACAGACACGTGACGGTCCGTGATTGGtgcgatttttatttttttcttttttaaatcagataaaacaaaaaaaaaaaattaaaaacccaaaaaagGGTTCACcggataatcatgctcttagtcGTCTGGATCTGTCGTTCTTCGAAACCGACATCACATGTCTTACTTCAATATGTGTCCCTATTTAAACACGAGCACTCTCACTAGGACCAGGCAAAATAtccataaattttgattcagtttgttatatattttgatttgaactgaaaaatctggatatccgtaATTCTACGAAGCAAAACAAATACTGATATGTAATATCCGTAAGAATCAAAgtaaatcacaaatactaatatttttagaaacggATATCTGATCCGATCcataatatgaatatatatatatatatatatatatatatatatatatcatatagttaAAGAATTatctatataaattatatatatatatattatattatacataAGTTTTACAGTTTTTAtttactatatttattaaattagttattataattttgaaaaagtaaataactttttttattttttgtaataaaatatcattattttatattatttttactttatttatttattttgacgTATCGAATCGGTTATCCGGTCAGAAACCTAAAATTTTCCAGATATCTACGATATCGTATATTCGAGTGGCTACATATCAAATCATATCAGATAATTGATTATTAGGACGAATGGATCGGATCACTAATACCTCCAAAATCATGCTCACCCCTAATTCTCTTTAGTGGTGGGtagattcttttattttattttttccgtAGTAGTACACATGTCAATTAGGGTTGAAGCCCGCAGCCCGAACCTGCCCAATCCTAAATATTACCGGGCTTGGGCTTAGttttataagtttataaaaaTTTGGGCCTTTCAGACGAAGCCCATTTGGGCTTTGGATATTTAAAGCCTAAGCCCGTTTGGGCTAAGACCggcccgaaaacccaaaattttatattttaacttaaATATTGTCGTTTTTGCAATCAAACCAattattagtattgatatattattttaatatttttatccaaaCTCTAATAAAGGAAATATATAAGTTGTTAATGGACTTTCTTGTTTGATCATTACAAGTGTcacattttaatttttgcaaATATACCTTCTCTTTTCATGTACAGcatgttattttttaatttcaaaatacaaAGTATGAAACATTTGaccatttttttcataaaaaaattctcgtatatatatagtttactttatatttgattatttaaattttattaaatttgatttgtttgtaATATGTTTTTAAAGCATACGAAAACGTAAAAATATctgctaagaaaaaaaaattaaactcaCTTTATTGTTTAAAACAGAAAaatgaaactgtttttttaataaaaattacatGTATTAAAACGATGGAAGTGGCAATGACGAATTATTTTTCCAAAAGCCCAAAAAAGTTCGAAAAGCCTTATAACCCTATAAAGACCGGGCTGAACTTTGAATTTTAAGACCAAAATATTTCTGGGCCGGACTCAAATATTTATGGATTTTGAGGATTTAGACTGAGCCGGGCCACCCCGAATTGACATCCTACGTAGTAGTATACAAGGGAAAAACCATAGCAAGTAAGTAAAAACTAATAGCATAATACTAAGAAAACTCTCAATGGGGAATTCTCAGaatacatatatgtgtacatatagaaattattatttaagtATAAATATTCTAACACTACAATAAACTC comes from Brassica rapa cultivar Chiifu-401-42 chromosome A02, CAAS_Brap_v3.01, whole genome shotgun sequence and encodes:
- the LOC103855280 gene encoding probable trehalose-phosphate phosphatase J; the protein is MVSQNVVVSDANTGIITVSNSSVFAPSAQKPPTVPGHISISKKKLLKNLELSGAQSQRLNSWVDSMRASSPTHLKSLSSLSSEDELNSWLKRHPSALDMFERIIEASRGKQIVMFLDYDGTLSPIVADPDRAFITSKMRRTVKKLAKSFPTSIVTGRCIDKVYSFVKLAELYYAGSHGMDIKGPTKGFSRYNKDKPSVLYQPAGDFLPMIDEVFKQLVEKTKSTPGAKVENNKFCLSVHFRCVDEKKWSDLALKVRSVVKNYPTLKLSQGRKVFEIRPMIKWDKGKALEFLLESLGFENSNDVFPIYIGDDRTDEDAFKLLQERGQGFGILVSKFPKDTNASYSLQDPPEVMDFLRRLVEWKQIQQ